One window of the Alligator mississippiensis isolate rAllMis1 chromosome 5, rAllMis1, whole genome shotgun sequence genome contains the following:
- the CLEC3B gene encoding tetranectin, translating to MVLRGACLLLCLFCLTQVTIQQTPKVKQKPTAKKDGVTLKMIEDLRALIDNLSQEVALLKEKQALQTVCLKGTKIHLKCFLAFIEPKTYHEASEHCISQGGTLSSPENGDENDALYEYMRKSIGSEEEVWLGINDLAAEGKWVDMTGNSIGYKNWETEITTQPDGGKSENCAALSAVAIGKWFDKRCKDNLPYVCQFMIV from the exons atgGTGCTccgtggagcctgcctgctcctATGCCTCTTTTGCCTCACACAGGTTACCATCCAGCAGACCCCCAAAGTCAAGCAAAAGCCAACAGCCAAGAAAG ATGGTGTGACCCTCAAAATGATTGAAGATCTTAGGGCTCTGATTGACAATCTCTCTCAGGAGGTGGCTTTACTGAAGGAAAAGCAAGCACTTCAGACAG tTTGTTTGAAAGGCACTAAAATTCACCTAAAGTGCTTTCTTGCATTTATTGAGCCCAAGACATATCATGAGGCCAGCGAACACTGCATCTCCCAGGGTGGCACTCTCAGCTCTCCTGAAAATGGGGATGAAAATGATGCACTCTACGAATACATGAGAAAGAGCATCGGGTCGGAAGAGGAAGTCTGGCTTGGCATCAATGACTTAGCAGCTGAGGGCAAATGGGTGGACATGACAGGCAACAGTATTGGCTACAAAAACTGGGAGACCGAGATCACCACCCAGCCAGATGGCGGGAAGTCGGAAAACTGTGCAGCTTTGTCAGCAGTTGCCATTGGCAAGTGGTTTGACAAGAGATGCAAGGATAATTTGCCTTATGTGTGTCAGTTCATGATTGTGTAA